The sequence below is a genomic window from Lolium perenne isolate Kyuss_39 chromosome 7, Kyuss_2.0, whole genome shotgun sequence.
TGCAAAATCGCACGACAATGGTACAAGCCCGCTGGAAACTGCCGATTCGGACGTTCCTCCAGGGCTTGTCCCGATGGTGCTTTGAGAACCGTTTGGACCACAACATGAAGGGCTTTCAGGCAACCAAACGGGCTGAAATCTTCTGGGCCAATGCGAGCCAAGAGGCGTCTAACCTACCAAAGGCGCCCCTACTGTCTAGGCATACTAAGGgtatgtacaatggtgatatttTAGCAATGCCACGTAGGATAAATGTTGTTGTGGAGGAAAGAGAAAATCAAAAAAGAACTCTACCTTCTCTTAGCGAAGAAATCATCTCTTAGCGTAATGTCTCTCACCACATATTTAGAATTTACCAgagataagactaaaaaataCCCTATTGCATATCATGTTTTACTGTCATATCTTGTCATATCTAGATTACATGCCATAGTTTACATAAGACGGTCCTATCAACCATTGCATGCCCTAACTGGATTTATTTTTTGCGTCAGCTTAGTTCGGCTGACGGGGCAGTGTATTTAAACACCAATCAATACAAAGAGATAAGTGACCAAATATACTCAAGTTTATAATATTAATTAGAACTCTTTGTAAGGAGGCTTACGTTACAAAGATGAGGGAGGCTTGGAAGGGAAGGAACCAGGAGCCCCTTCCCTGGGAACAACACTTTATCGGTTCAGATCCACCATCTACAGCATAGTTGTAAGATGTAGGGTTTCGCACATCGTAGTCTGAACCTAGGTAAAAAAATCTATGTCTCTATGTGTGATCATGAGCAGCGTCTCGACCGTCGATCGAGCTTACCATGCTCTGCGGCCCCGCCGAACCAAAGGGGAGCTCCTTTCTCCGGTATCTGAATCCACGACACAACACGCTGCTAGACAGCCGTCCCCATGAAGCCGTCCGAGAGACTCTGCACCACTAAGAGAAGCAACTACATCTGCTTTTGCCGCCGCCGAGCACTGCCCCTCCAGCCGCAGCCACGTCACGGCCGCGAAGCGCCTGGGCTCAGTCGTCCCCTTCACCGGCAGCCGCCTCTAGGTACGGCAGAGGAAGGGTAAGGGGAGGATGGGGTGGCGGCTAGGGGAGATTAGTTAGGGTTTCTCCCCAGGTTGCCATGGAGGGAGGAAGCTCCTTGCATCTATGTATGTTAAAAAAAAATTGCCAACGGAAAATTTTATCATGCCGGATAGCTTATTGCCGACATTTTTCACCGGCACGACCAGTTTGGCACTGAAATCAAGTTTTGTGTTGTCAGACAACACATCAGAACATTATTTTCGGAGCAGGAATGAAAAAAAAAATGATGCACTGTCTTATCTTGGCTATGAGTAGTGTCGTGGGAAAATCACTTTCAAAATACTCGTGAGGAACTGTACGTACTAGCAAGGTGGCAGGTGACGATAACCTGGAAAAGTGAAGAAAAAAATGATCGTTTATGAGTTTGCTTCTTCTTCCGACCGATCTGGACGGTTTCGTCCACGGAGTAGGTTTGATCTACTCATGCTCCAAGAAAATGCTGATCAAGTAGTAGTATACTACTATCTGATAAGGTCAATGACAAAGCTTGTGAATTCTAGCACAATACAATACTCATGCAGGCGTATTCACTTTTTTCTCATGCATGAAACCTTCATCCACGCAATATGATCGATGGTGACCTTTCGTGGAACCACCGTGAATGCATTGTGGCGAGTTGGTAGAGCCGGAAAGTGCGACATAAATAATACTCAGTCGTCGGATAACTTTTTTACTAGGTCATCACATATCTTAGTAACCTTAGACATAAACCGTATCCACTACCTTGCTTCTAACCGTgccttagacatattcaaacgaaacATGAAAAGTTGACGCGAAATAATTTAATCAGCACGTTCAAGCAGCCTGAGAGGCTGAGACCATTTCCATCCGTTGTACGGTTCTAGTGGACTCCTTCTGCTGCTCATGTGGTCGCACTGCTTGCTGCAGCTATAAAAACATTCACCCCCTGCATCTTTAAATGACCGGCCACACGCAGCAACACTAGATAAACCGAACCGAACAGTCCAGAAACAAATGGCTTCCTCTTCATCCTTCCTTGTCCTCGCTCTTTTTGCCTTGATTTCATGGCAGGCCATAGCCTCTGATCCTAGTCCACTCCAAGACTTTTGTGTCGTGGACAAGAATTCTCCAGGTATTATTTACTTCATGACTTTTTGTCCCGTTATTACCAATTATATTGCATTGAACTAGCAAAGAAAAAAAATCCATATATACTTACAGTTCGCGTCTCCTATGTATGCAGTGCTTGTAAATGGGTTTGTTTGCAAGAACCCGATGGATGTCAATGCAGATGACTTCTTCAAGGCAGCCAACCTTGACAAGCCTAGGATGACCAACAAGGTTGGATCCAATGTCACCTTGATAAACGTTATGCAGATCGGTGGCCTCAACACTCTAGGCATCTCACTAGCGCGCATTGACTATGCACCCTTAGGTCAGAACCCACCACACACGCACCCTCGTGCCACCGAGATTTTGACAGTGCTTGAGGGGACATTGTATGTTGGCTTTGTCACGTCCAATCCGGAAAACAAGTTCCTCTCCAAGGTGCTCAACAAAGGAG
It includes:
- the LOC127314641 gene encoding germin-like protein 8-11, which gives rise to MASSSSFLVLALFALISWQAIASDPSPLQDFCVVDKNSPVLVNGFVCKNPMDVNADDFFKAANLDKPRMTNKVGSNVTLINVMQIGGLNTLGISLARIDYAPLGQNPPHTHPRATEILTVLEGTLYVGFVTSNPENKFLSKVLNKGDVFVFPVGLIHFQFNPNPYKPAVAIAALSSQNPGAITIANAVFGSKPPISDDVLAKAFQVEKNTIDWLQAQFWENNHY